The segment ACGAAAAAGCAATTCAAATTAGCGGTTACGCGAGAGATGAAAAGCCTTGGTGTGTATAAGAAAGAGTACAATAATTTGATAGATATTTATGCCGGAATGTTACATCAATATCATCTATTCGAATTTCAATTTGAAGAGTCCGGTTATCAAATAACTGAAGACTATACAAACAAAGCAGGTGCAACAAACCAAAGAAAAGTACCTCTTTTGACGGCAATGGAATCATTAAGAAAAGATATTGTTTCGTATTCTGATCGTTTATGCATGAATCCAAAAACTTTAATTGCACCAGATCCAATGGATAAAAATAAACAAATGAATACTGGTTCTGCATTAGATCAATTTCTTGCTAGTCAGAAGCAGTGATGTAAATGGACTTATCGCATATTGATTCAAAGAATTTCGATGTGGCATACGAATACGCATTATCGATTGTTGAAGGTCGTAAAATTGCATGTGAGGAAAATCGCTTTGCAGCACAACGATTTCTTAATGATTTAGAACGTGACGATTTAGATTTTCGTCAGGAACAATTTGATTTTGTTATTGGATTAATCGAGGGGACCATTGCACATCAACAAGGTGAAAATTTAGAGGGAACGCCGTTAAAAAATACTCCACT is part of the Solibacillus sp. FSL K6-1523 genome and harbors:
- a CDS encoding P27 family phage terminase small subunit, with the protein product MTNVKTKKQFKLAVTREMKSLGVYKKEYNNLIDIYAGMLHQYHLFEFQFEESGYQITEDYTNKAGATNQRKVPLLTAMESLRKDIVSYSDRLCMNPKTLIAPDPMDKNKQMNTGSALDQFLASQKQ